Below is a window of Campylobacter canadensis DNA.
TGCTTTGATTTTTGTATTATTTTTAAGCAAAATAAAAGCTTCATCTTTGTAATTTAAATTTTTATTTGCTTTATTTTTTGCAAATTCTTCAATAAATTTTCCAAAACTTACAATAAAAATTGTAAAAGAACTCTCAAAAAAATAAGTATGAGAAATAGAAAAAAATGAATAAATATAATTTATACCAACTCCAAGACTAACAAGCAAATCCATTCCAAAAGATTTTTTAAAAAAAGCTTTATAAAAAAATGAACTAGCGCTAAAAAACACAGCAAAAGAACAAGCAATGCTAGTTAATAAAAAATCATTATTAAAATAACAAAAAATACTAGCAAATAAAGCCACTAACATTTTTTCTAATTTATAATTTTTTTTGTTTTTTATATTTTTATCTAAAATGCTAAAACCTAAGTTTTTAATTATGAATTCTAATTTTTCTAAAGAAAAATCATCATCAACCATAAATATTGCATCTTTGCTAATTACATTAATATTTGCTTGTATAACTCCATTTTTAAGACATTCGTTTTTAATTTTATTTGCACAATTAATACAATTCATTCCATCAATTTTTAGTCTAACTTCTTTCATAAAGCCTCCTTTTGTATTCTATGTAATAAATCTTTTTGATTTTTATCTAAAACAAGTTTTATTTTTTCATTAAAAAGTTGATTTTTAAAATCATTTTGCATTAGATATAAAATATATTCTTTTACCTTTAAAAAATCATTATAATTTTGTTTTAATCTAAGCTTTGATTCATAAATTCCATCTTCACTAAACTCATATTGATAAATGATTTTTTTAGATGTTTTAATTGTTTTTGCTAAATTAAAAGCACAAAAACAAAGTAAAAAATCTTCAAAATAGCACAAATGTTCATTAATTTTTAAATATTTTAAAGCATTAAACAAAAGCTCTTTTTTAAATAATTTTGCCCAAACCGACCAGCAAAAATGCCTTTGTTTTAGTAAAAATAATAAATGCTCATCTTTTTTAAAAAAAGCATTTTCGTAAGAATAAAATTCTTTAGTCTTAACCCTATGCACAAAGGCGTTAAAACATACAATATCAGCTTCGTTTATACTATTTTTTAAATGTAAAAAAGCATCTTTTAAAAAATAATCATCAGGGTCTAAAAAACAAATAAAATCATTTTTAGCATTAAGTAGCCCATAATTTCTACTTGCAAAAGTACCTTTGTTTTCTTTATTTTTAATAATTTTTATTCTTTTATCTTTAAATTCATTTAGAATTTGCAGTGATAAATCGCAACTATTATCATCAATTACAATTATTTCATAATCGCTAAAAGATTGATTTAAGCAGCTTAAAATTGCTCTTTTTATATATTGCTGCTTATTAAATAAGGGGATAATTACGCTAAACATTATCTTTAAAAGCTTTATCTAGCGTTCTTTTGCTAACTTCATTTTTAATATTATGAAAATTAAGCCATTCTTTAATTAAGTTATCGTTTTGAGTTATTAAAAGGTTATTATCAATGTGTAAAAAATACTTTTTTAAAGCTAAAAAATGCCCTACTTTTGCAGCCTCACTAATATCTTTTGGAAAAATTAAAAGTAATTCTTGCAAAGGAAATTTTACTAAAATATTTTTTTCTTTATTGCTAATAATATCGTGGTTTTTTAGGCTGCTTTGCAATGAAATTTCAATTTCTTTTCCACTTATGCAAAGAGCCTTAAAATTTTTTTTGTTTAAATTAAATTCATCAAGCAGTAAAATATCATCAATCTTACTAAAAGCACTTTCATCAAAATTGCCAATAATATCAGTAAAAAGCATTTTAAATCCTTCTAAAATCAGTTGGAACTGGGCTTAT
It encodes the following:
- a CDS encoding glycosyltransferase family 2 protein; this encodes MFSVIIPLFNKQQYIKRAILSCLNQSFSDYEIIVIDDNSCDLSLQILNEFKDKRIKIIKNKENKGTFASRNYGLLNAKNDFICFLDPDDYFLKDAFLHLKNSINEADIVCFNAFVHRVKTKEFYSYENAFFKKDEHLLFLLKQRHFCWSVWAKLFKKELLFNALKYLKINEHLCYFEDFLLCFCAFNLAKTIKTSKKIIYQYEFSEDGIYESKLRLKQNYNDFLKVKEYILYLMQNDFKNQLFNEKIKLVLDKNQKDLLHRIQKEAL